The following proteins are encoded in a genomic region of Takifugu rubripes chromosome 21, fTakRub1.2, whole genome shotgun sequence:
- the tmem119a gene encoding transmembrane protein 119, translating into MRSPLVSLLTCVSLLSLLCGVCRASPLFNTSMDGSGDEAELELLFPTSFSTRAPAHLITAATGTPKLPNSITTTMIRLKDYVLTRVVDFLQENLLIIIVVTSLLIVMVFIICCASAMSHKRKLEAYKPLPKPAKKHAAEKTSARKNSSELQERPHAVDHVKRVQTTQSSVSPKMLRTPSKALVGEQGREVRSSPRPEVRKVRQVEEVEKRREEPKHREQPKPRQEQEVLQSSGSSPPQPVCTCHLKKAQH; encoded by the coding sequence ATGAGGTCGCCCCTGGTttctctgctcacctgtgtgagcCTGCTCTCACTCCTCTGTGGAGTGTGTCGAGCCAGTCCCCTGTTCAACACGTCCATGGACGGCAGCGGCGATGAGGCGGagctggagctcctcttccCCACGTCCTTCTCTACTCGAGCGCCCGCTCACCTGATCACCGCCGCGACCGGAACTCCCAAGCTCCCCAACAGCATAACCACCACCATGATCCGGCTGAAAGACTATGTCCTGACCAGAGTGGTGGAtttcctgcaggagaacctgcTCATCATCATTGTCGTGACCTCTCTCCTCATTGTCATGgtcttcatcatctgctgcGCCTCTGCCATGAGTCACAAGCGCAAGCTGGAGGCGTACAAACCGCTCCCTAAACCGGCCAAGAAGCACGCGGCAGAAAAAACGAGCGCGCGCAAGAACTCGAGCGAGCTCCAGGAGAGGCCGCACGCCGTCGACCACGTCAAGAGGGTCCAGACGACGCAGAGCTCCGTCTCCCCCAAGATGCTGCGCACGCCCTCCAAGGCTCTGGTgggagagcaggggagagaGGTGAGGTCGTCGCCTCGCCCGGAGGTCAGAAAGGTGAGGCAGGTCGAGGAGGTGGAGAAACGGAGAGAGGAGCCCAAGCACAGAGAGCAGCCAAAGCccaggcaggagcaggaggtgctgcagaGCTCCGGCAGCAGCCCCCCTCAGCCCGTCTGCACCTGCCACCTGAAGAAGGCCCAGCACTAA